DNA sequence from the Thermogemmatispora onikobensis genome:
TAGCGCTCAATCACTGGGATGGCTCGCTCGTCTCGACGCAGCACCAGACAGCAGGCCGCCGCACAGCGCAGCAGCCAGTCTGGATGCCCCAGCAACGGCGCCAGCATCTCATTGATCCCCTCACCGGAACTGTGCCCCAGCGCAAACACCGCCGCCAGCCGGTCCCGTCCCTCTCCTTCCCGCAGCACCCGCTTCAGCGTCTCCTCATCTACTCCCCCCCAGCGCTCGACAAAGGCCTCCGCTGCCTCCCAGGCCACCCGGTACCAGGGACGCTCTACTTCCTCTGCTGGGCCTGCTTCCTCACGAGGAGGCCCTTGCTCATGCTCAGGATAGGTCAGGGATAGGAAGGCCCGTGCAATAGAGCGCGGGTACTGCCGCGGCAGATAGCCCGGCTCCGTCAAGAAGCTCTCTTCCCCAAAGATCAGACCTTCGGGAAATTCCTTCCACCAAAGCATCGCTCTCGCCCGCTCGCTTTCATGCAAGCTGCTTGCTTATCGCTTGCTAGCTGCAGCTTGCCGTTAACTGGACTGCTCTTGCCTCTCCTGTCTCTCTCGCCGTGCGCGCGCCAGCTCGGCGGCCAGATGCACTGTTTCGCTATCCTTGTTGAGAGCCATCTCCTTGTCCATCTCCTGGGGGTCGAGCCACCACAAGTCAAACTGCTCTCGATCATCCCAGGCGCGTTCGAACAGCTCGTTCGCTTCGTTTTCTCCTAAACCGAACTTCTCTATCACGACCACCTGCACCTCATCCCGCACCACCCTCTCCTGCAAGAGCGTGTAGCAATCGTTAGTACCAAAGCGCTCTGGAGCGCGTAGATACCCCAGCGCCAGCAGCCGAAGCGTCTGTCTCCTCAGCGGTCCCGGTAGTCTTACCCCGTGCAGTGCACCGAGTACCCCCCGCCTGCCCAGGGCATAGCAGAGCGCCTCATACACATTCAGGCTCACAGGACCAGGCAGCCCCTCGGCATTCTCCTCCTCCTTCCATAGCTGCAGCAGCGCCTGCCGCAACACCGGCACCACCGACTCCGGCCCCCACTCTGCCAACACCCACGGCACTAACGCCTTGTGGTGATCATACCAACAGCGCGCTTCCGGCACCGGACAAATCAGCCCCTCGCTGTTCACCATCGTCGGCCCCGGCGTAAGCAGATAGCGCTCAATCACTGGGATGGCTCGCTCGTCTCGACGCAGCACCAGACAGCAGGCCGCCGCACAGCGCAGCAGCCAGTCTGGATGCCCCAGCAACGGCGCCAGCATCTCATTGATCCCCTCACCGGAACTGTGCCCCAGCGCAAACACCGCCGCCAGCCGGTCCCGTCCCTCTCCTTCCCGCAGCACCCGCTTCAGCGTCTCCTCATCTACTCCCCCCCAGCGCTCGACAAAGGCCTCCGCTGCCTCCCAGGCCACCCGGTACCAGGGACGCGCCAGCTCGTCCCTGGGCCCCTCTTCCTCATTGTAGTCCACCAACAGGAAGGCCCGTGCAATAGAGCGCGGGTACTGCCGCGGCAGATAGCCCGGCTCCGTCAAGAAGCTCTCTTCCCCAAAGATCAGACCTTCGG
Encoded proteins:
- a CDS encoding HEAT repeat domain-containing protein, with product MLWWKEFPEGLIFGEESFLTEPGYLPRQYPRSIARAFLSLTYPEHEQGPPREEAGPAEEVERPWYRVAWEAAEAFVERWGGVDEETLKRVLREGEGRDRLAAVFALGHSSGEGINEMLAPLLGHPDWLLRCAAACCLVLRRDERAIPVIER
- a CDS encoding HEAT repeat domain-containing protein, with amino-acid sequence MLWWKEFPEGLIFGEESFLTEPGYLPRQYPRSIARAFLLVDYNEEEGPRDELARPWYRVAWEAAEAFVERWGGVDEETLKRVLREGEGRDRLAAVFALGHSSGEGINEMLAPLLGHPDWLLRCAAACCLVLRRDERAIPVIERYLLTPGPTMVNSEGLICPVPEARCWYDHHKALVPWVLAEWGPESVVPVLRQALLQLWKEEENAEGLPGPVSLNVYEALCYALGRRGVLGALHGVRLPGPLRRQTLRLLALGYLRAPERFGTNDCYTLLQERVVRDEVQVVVIEKFGLGENEANELFERAWDDREQFDLWWLDPQEMDKEMALNKDSETVHLAAELARARRERQERQEQSS